Proteins from a single region of Anastrepha ludens isolate Willacy chromosome 5, idAnaLude1.1, whole genome shotgun sequence:
- the LOC128863588 gene encoding vacuolar protein sorting-associated protein 54, with amino-acid sequence MMSTTENTGAVRRNSGGDVAAITKAKQMSSASAFMNSALHTRCWETCYYCPCESFKTSTDFVKHLRERHCTREGGSYVCRYGFNGVCPSLPLDGVSDRDYDAHVAKYHVNQLTRELPPEWSVFSAAQNLPAVLNDPSRGKQSNLFTKKWGDSFVEKAHIPSTPRLPEITYTDFDKYIAKIGKRYRRHERMCAQQTPAAMAEHEANAPTSPTHTVSLSAIPDIFLKEQLNLNHPATFALVFPSIGASSSEENKQSGRLLQEQLSHYLDIVEVKIAHQVSQKSAAFFHAMTSQDAIMAEMQEAACNVRELRTSLRTLHQSAVDDSFRVMRFAQRRQNFEETLDKLSLMATVHKTQPMLQLLLGTQDYVAALDLIGTTQEILTQELIGIHCFKHLPMQLTEMEKLIDKMLTTEFERYATSDLNRPLSDVLNETESVCAEEDKLVCIVMGLLRKKNFSFVTVYKEEAIVTIRAIIKQLVIEVIASSDAELCLTGAGEEAQSLSISEWIELLKKATVALSTVLQRIRAVTGIMRQTADAAAGRCGSAAGVAQESAVNLIDSEAFLNSADHAHVTERLEELLVAVCNYCHERCANLVSTQSLQRSVATANEVEQLTAIVDEFSAGCEEICGTASVPLKVAAKVQASRFANHFHTERKQKLALLLDSERWRQVDIPNEFQKIIDRMGMQDFQQPASKTFTEGLGATLNGHSTANSSTTTIKLQANPVLLIDGKPFSLVSAALLLVQMLSDYCHCATRLPILAGYLSRNVVDLLRTFNSRSCQLVIGAGAMRIAGLKTITSTNLALVSRALQLVLWLLPKIKAHFASYDANAVSGFDSIEKDFHSHIKEIENKIYSIVTERVSLQLEQWDARPPIPSQSFRNISRHLVKLHEAIAPILPEQQIHTIYGIVHRNFKDKLREQLLKLNINNNGGPQHGVVTSELTFYMETLRTLKALPPTELSDDILETIWTF; translated from the exons ATGATGTCCACAACAGAGAACACAGGTGCTGTCCGAAGGAACAGTGGGGGCGATGTGGCTGCTATTACGAAAGCGAAACAAATGTCAAGTGCATCGGCATTCATGAACTCTGCGTTGCATACGCGTTGTTGGGAGACTTGTTACTACTGCCCCTGCGAATCTTTTAAAACTTCAACTGATTTTGTCAA ACACTTGCGAGAGCGACATTGCACACGTGAAGGCGGCTCCTATGTTTGTCGATATGGCTTCAACGGTGTTTGTCCTTCGCTGCCCTTGGATGGCGTATCGGATCGAGATTACGATGCGCACGTTGCCAAATATCACGTGAATCAATTGACGCGTGAGCTACCGCCAGAGTGGTCGGTCTTTTCGGCTGCACAAAACTTGCCGGCCGTACTCAATGATCCCTCACGTGGTAAGCAAAGTAATCTTTTCACAAAAAAGTGGGGCGACAGCTTCGTCGAGAAAGCGCACATACCATCTACGCCGCGTTTGCCTGAAATCACCTATACAGATTTTGACAAATACATAGCGAAAATCGGCAAACGTTATCGACGCCATGAGCGCATGTGTGCACAGCAAACCCCGGCAGCAATGGCGGAGCACGAAGCTAACGCGCCAACATCACCAACTCACACTGTCAGCCTTAGCGCCATTCCAGATATATTTCTAAAAGAGCAATTAAATTTGAATCATCCAGCGACCTTTGCGCTTGTATTTCCCAGTATTGGCGCTTCTAGCAGCGAGGAGAATAAGCAGTCGGGTCGCTTATTGCAAGAGCAATTGTCGCATTATTTAGATATCGTTGAGGTGAAAATAGCGCATCAGGTGTCGCAAAAATCAGCTGCGTTTTTCCATGCGATGACCTCACAAGACGCCATCATGGCAGAGATGCAGGAAGCTGCATGCAATGTGCGCGAGTTGCGTACTTCGTTGCGCACGTTGCATCAATCCGCTGTGGACGACTCGTTTCGGGTGATGCGTTTCGCGCAAAGGAGGCAGAACTTCGAGGAGACACTGGACAAGCTCAGCCTGATGGCGACAGTTCATAAGACGCAACCAATGCTGCAACTTTTACTTGGCACGCAGGATTATGTAGCAGCGCTTGACTTGATAG GCACCACACAGGAAATATTAACGCAGGAGTTGATTGGTATACACTGCTTCAAGCACCTGCCTATGCAGCTCACCGAAATGGAAAAGCTCATTGATAAGATGCTCACAACCGAATTCGAGCGGTATGCCACCAGCGACCTCAACAGGCCGCTGAGTGATGTGCTCAATGAAACCGAAAGTGTGTGCGCAGAAGAAGACAAATTGGTGTGCATCGTAATGGGACTTTTGCGGAAAAAGAATTTCTCCTTCGTAACCGTCTACAAAGAAGAGGCAATAGTGACCATACGCGCCATCATCAAACAACTTGTCATCGAAGTGATAGCCTCCAGCGATGCAGAGCTTTGCCTTACAGGTGccggcgaggaggcacaaagcCTCTCCATCAGCGAGTGGATAGAATTGCTGAAGAAAGCAACGGTGGCGCTGTCGACGGTTTTGCAACGCATACGCGCCGTAACAGGCATAATGCGACAGACAGCTGACGCAGCTGCTGGGCGTTGTGGCAGCGCCGCAGGTGTAGCGCAAGAATCAGCAGTGAATCTTATAGACTCGGAAGCATTTCTAAACTCCGCTGACCATGCGCACGTAACGGAACGTCTAGAAGAACTGCTGGTAGCAGTGTGTAATTATTGTCATGAGCGCTGTGCAAATCTGGTGTCAACGCAGAGTTTGCAACGCTCAGTCGCCACAGCGAACGAGGTTGAGCAGCTGACGGCGATTGTGGATGAGTTTAGCGCAGGTTGTGAAGAAATATGTGGCACAGCCAGCGTGCCGCTGAAG GTGGCTGCCAAAGTGCAGGCTTCGCGCTTTGCCAATCATTTCCACACCGAACGTAAGCAAAAATTGGCTTTGCTACTCGACTCGGAGCGTTGGCGTCAAGTCGATATACCCAATGAATTTCAGAAAATTATCGACCGCATGGGCATGCAAGACTTTCAGCAACCGGCGAGCAAAACCTTCACTGAAGGTTTAGGTGCCACACTAAATGGGCACAGCACAGCTAACAGCAGCACCACCACCATCAAATTGCAGGCCAATCCAGTTTTGCTCATCGATGGCAAGCCATTCAGCCTGGTCAGCGCCGCACTGTTGCTGGTGCAAATGTTAAGCGACTACTGCCACTGCGCCACGCGCCTACCCATCTTGGCAGGCTATTTGTCGCGCAACGTTGTCGACCTGTTGCGCACTTTCAATTCACGCTCCTGCCAGCTGGTTATTGGCGCTGGCGCAATGCGCATAGCCGGCTTGAAAACCATCACCAGCACCAATTTGGCACTGGTTTCACGCGCACTACAGCTCGTGCTTTGGCTTTTACCCAAAATCAAGGCACATTTTGCGAGTTACGATGCGAATGCAGTGTCTGGTTTCGATTCGATCGAGAAGGATTTTCACAGCCACATAAAAGAGATCGAAAACAAAATCTACAGTATTGTAACAGAACGCGTATCGTTGCAGCTGGAGCAATGGGATGCGCGTCCGCCCATACCATCGCAATCATTTCGCAATATTTCACGACATTTGGTGAAGTTGCACGAAGCTATTGCGCCAATACTGCCCGAACAGCAAATCCATACCATCTATGGCATTGTGCATCGAAATTTCAAGGACAAGCTGAGAGAGCAGCTCTTGAAActcaatattaataataatggcGGGCCACAGCATGGCGTGGTGACGTCAGAGTTGACTTTTTATATGGAAACATTGCGTACATTGAAAGCATTGCCGCCAACGGAATTGAGCGACGACATACTGGAGACCATATGGACATTTTAA